Proteins encoded by one window of Lates calcarifer isolate ASB-BC8 linkage group LG5, TLL_Latcal_v3, whole genome shotgun sequence:
- the hmx1 gene encoding LOW QUALITY PROTEIN: homeobox protein HMX1 (The sequence of the model RefSeq protein was modified relative to this genomic sequence to represent the inferred CDS: deleted 1 base in 1 codon), with product MSDSTRREAGVETVSTGRVLSEHHADTGAPAPHGSSSTAGSPYRDSPLQWYRGGAALNFRALETPHSPRDTTCSEDHCCSVTTSDRGSPAVSEPVTEGSDEIDRKTGDSNLTDDNEDAQHSFDARSERDASSDPSSTRKKKTRTVFSRSQVFQLESTFDVKRYLSSSERAGLAASLHLTETQVKIWFQNRRNKWKRQLAADLEAAHIPNSTQRIVRVPILYHEGPAPTAALGFNLTGHPVSPPIAGFSRSINYPLSSFAHSMSMLRSQMTSLV from the exons ATGTCGGACAGCACTCGAAGGGAAGCCGGTGTGGAAACGGTCTCTACTGGCCGAGTCCTGAGCGAGCATCACGCCGACACGGGCGCTCCAGCTCCTCATGGCTCCAGCTCCACAGCCGGGTCCCCATACAGAGACTCGCCGTTGCAGTGGTACCGCGGGGGGGCTGCCTTGAACTTCAGAGCTTTGGAAACACCGCACA gtCCAAGAGATACTACATGTTCAGAGGACCACTGCTGCTCCGTAACGACCAGCGACAGAGGTTCACCCGCCGTGTCCGAGCCAGTGACTGAGGGCAGCGATGAGATCGACCGGAAAACAGGGGACAGCAACCTGACGGACGACAACGAGGACGCGCAGCACAGTTTTGACGCACGCTCGGAGCGAGACGCGTCGTCTGATCCGAGCTCAACCCGGAAAAAGAAGACCCGGACCGTGTTCAGCCGCAGTCAGGTGTTTCAGCTGGAATCCACTTTTGACGTGAAGAGGTATCTGAGCAGCTCGGAGAGAGCG GGACTGGCAGCGTCTCTCCACCTGACGGAGACTCAGGTCAAAATTTGGTTTCAGAACCGGAGGAATAAATGGAAGAGACAGCTGGCGGCAGATCTAGAGGCTGCTCATATCCCAAACTCGACCCAGCGGATTGTCAGGGTCCCCATCCTGTATCACGAGGGACCCGCACCCACTGCAGCGCTGGGTTTCAACTTGACTGGGCATCCAGTTTCTCCACCCATCGCGGGCTTCTCCAGGTCCATCAACTACCCTCTGTCCTCGTTTGCTCACTCAATGAGCATGTTAAGATCGCAGATGACCAGCTTGGTGTAA
- the hmx4 gene encoding LOW QUALITY PROTEIN: H6 family homeobox 4 (The sequence of the model RefSeq protein was modified relative to this genomic sequence to represent the inferred CDS: deleted 1 base in 1 codon), giving the protein MNKVDAPCRPSASLKFTIDNILNLKTSGRNYDSCHPAGVQDDSATATRKDGFQSHQEEHGVQQRQDPGSRLHESELTTDCSRGTESVIINRGDPRKPAEVRFESGDSSCDDSSSTTTATDAHKGGSPAKKSKMITKKKTRTIFSKRQIFQLESTFDMKRYLSSAERACLASSLQLTETQVKIWFQNRRNKLKRQISTEIDGPVSDYPETGKPMVVGQLPALYKESNLLGRCLLPMPLPVVYPGSSTPYLCFSNASKYFSLYDGDV; this is encoded by the exons ATGAACAAAGTGGACGCACCATGTCGACCCTCCGCCTCTCTGAAATTCACTATTGACAACATCCTCAACCTCAAGACAAGCGGGAGGAACTATGACAGTTGTCACCCTGCAGGAGTACAGGATGACTCGGCTACGGCGACGCGTAAAGACGGTTTCCAGAGTCACCAGGAGGAGCACGGAGTCCAGCAGAGGCAGGACCCGGGCAGCAGGCTCCACGAAAGTG AGTTGACCACAGACTGCAGCAGG GGAACGGAATCGGTCATCATCAACCGCGGAGACCCGAGGAAGCCGGCGGAGGTGCGCTTCGAGAGCGGGGACAGCAGCTGCGACGACAGCAGCTCCACCACCACGGCCACGGACGCCCACAAAGGAGGCAGCCCAGCCAAGAAGAGCAAAATGATAACGAAAAAGAAAACGCGCACTATTTTTTCGAAGAGACAGATATTCCAGTTGGAGTCTACCTTCGACATGAAACGCTATCTGAGCAGCGCGGAGCGCGCCTGCCTCGCCAGCTCTCTCCAGCTGACGGAGACCCAGGTGAAAATATGGTTTCAGAACCGCAGGAATAAATTGAAACGGCAAATCTCGACCGAGATCGACGGACCCGTTAGCGATTACCCCGAGACTGGAAAGCCCATGGTGGTGGGGCAGCTCCCGGCCTTGTACAAAGAGAGCAACCTGCTGGGGAGATGCCTGCTGCCCATGCCTCTGCCCGTGGTGTACCCGGGGAGTAGCACGCCTTACCTCTGCTTCTCAAACGCCAGCAAGTACTTCAGCCTGTATGACGGGGACGTATGA